One genomic region from Anopheles bellator chromosome 2, idAnoBellAS_SP24_06.2, whole genome shotgun sequence encodes:
- the LOC131211357 gene encoding probable cytochrome P450 9f2 has product MFLYWALPTVLYLLYRWSVATYDYFEKRQIPFVKPVPFFGQVLSFFTQAKHAVDVASEGYEMFPDTRISGVFTLRTPAYLVHDPVLYQQMAGRDFDHFSEHVSDLSVETDPLLARSLFFAKEARWRHHRAGLRPAFTGAKTRDMFGLLVKSAGDAMERLVSYSRGEPFTMELRDLYSRLANDAMSSISFGVEVDSLTDRDNEFFVKGKRLAKMDGLPGLKLLMTAILPGLYRFLKLGVLYEDVNEFYLEAVATNIRYREQHLIRRPDFIHLLLQLNELQAEQSEDEVLESVGFSTAATPPPMVNPDDGRLEWEDIDITAAAASFFFGGIETTTTLLCFACYELAVNPAIQQRLYAEILSVRDELPDGVTPTYEVLQKMKYLDMVVSEALRRWPPFGLTNRRCTKEYTFTNSDGTRITIEKGMNISIPIKSFHLDPKFFPDPLRFDPERFADPARFNKEAYVPFGKGYRNCIGSRLALMQAKCFMFYMLSQFSIEPGLKLTVPLVLDETSAGLNAKHGFWMSLIPRHI; this is encoded by the coding sequence ATGTTCCTGTACTGGGCGTTGCCCACCGTGCTGTATCTGCTGTACCGCTGGAGTGTGGCCACATACGATTACTTCGAGAAGCGCCAGATACCGTTCGTGAAACCGGTGCCCTTCTTCGGCCAGGTGCTGTCCTTCTTCACGCAAGCGAAGCATGCGGTCGACGTCGCATCCGAGGGCTACGAGATGTTTCCGGACACGCGCATATCCGGCGTGTTCACCCTGCGAACGCCGGCCTACCTGGTGCACGATCCGGTGCTGTACCAGCAGATGGCGGGCCGCGACTTTGATCACTTCTCCGAGCACGTATCGGACCTGTCCGTCGAAACGGATCCGTTGTTGGCGCGCTCGCTGTTCTTCGCGAAGGAAGCCCGCTGGCGGCACCACCGGGCGGGGCTGAGACCCGCGTTTACGGGTGCCAAAACCCGCGACATGTTCGGGCTGCTGGTCAAGAGTGCGGGTGATGCGATGGAGCGGCTCGTGAGCTACTCGCGGGGGGAGCCATTCACGATGGAGCTACGGGATCTGTACTCACGGCTCGCGAACGACGCAATGTCCTCGATCTCGTTCGGCGTCGAAGTGGACTCACTCACCGACCGTGATAATGAGTTTTTCGTGAAAGGCAAACGGTTGGCCAAGATGGACGGACTGCCGGGGTTGAAGCTGCTGATGACCGCGATCCTGCCCGGGTTGTACCGCTTTCTGAAGCTGGGTGTCCTGTACGAGGACGTGAACGAGTTCTACCTGGAAGCGGTCGCGACCAACATTCGCTACCGGGAGCAGCATCTGATCCGGCGGCCCGACTTTATCCATCTGCTGTTGCAACTGAACGAGCTGCAGGCCGAGCAGTCGGAAGATGAGGTCCTCGAGAGTGTGGGCTTCTCGACGGCCGCCACGCCGCCCCCGATGGTGAATCCCGACGACGGGCGGCTCGAGTGGGAAGACATCGACAttacggcggcggccgcttcgTTCTTCTTCGGAGGCATCGAAACGACGACCACTCTGCTGTGTTTTGCGTGCTACGAGCTGGCCGTAAACCCCGCGATCCAGCAGCGGCTCTACGCGGAGATCCTCTCCGTCCGCGACGAGCTGCCCGATGGAGTGACGCCAACGTACGAGGTCTTGCAGAAGATGAAATACCTGGATATGGTGGTTTCGGAGGCGTTGCGGCGCTGGCCTCCGTTTGGGCTCACGAATCGGCGGTGCACCAAGGAGTACACCTTCACGAACAGCGACGGCACTCGGATCACGATCGAGAAGGGGATGAACATCTCGATCCCCATCAAGTCCTTTCACCTGGATCCGAAATTCTTCCCCGATCCGCTGCGCTTCGATCCGGAGCGATTCGCGGACCCGGCGCGCTTCAACAAGGAAGCGTACGTTCCGTTCGGGAAGGGCTACCGGAACTGCATCGGCTCCCGGTTGGCGCTGATGCAAGCCAAGTGCTTCATGTTTTACATGCTGTCCCAATTCAGCATCGAGCCGGGCCTCAAGCTGACCGTTCCGCTCGTGCTGGACGAGACGTCGGCCGGACTGAACGCGAAGCACGGCTTCTGGATGAGCCTAATACCGCGCCACATATGA